The DNA region GCTTCCTCTGCGGGTGGCTCTGCTGCCTGAGCAGCTTCCTCAGCCACTGGAGGGGCTTCAGGCGCAGGAGCAGCCTCTGGGGCAGGCGGAGCTGCTTCCGGAGCGGGAGCTGCTTccggagctggagcagctTCACCTGGCTCCGCAGCAGCAGTGTCACCCGCTTCAGACTCCTCGTCTTCAGCTGGTGGCGGTGGAGCCTCATGAACACTTCGGTCTGACTCCACATCGGAGCTTCCATCCTCCCCTTCGTGTTCCTCCTCCAGGTCGTGTAGGTCCTCCTTGGAgtcctgctcctccgcctccgGTTGGATTTCCTCATAGACAATAACTTCCTTCCACAGGATCTCCTCGTCCACGCAAACGGCCTCCTCGTCATGGGGTTCCACGCGCTTGTTGAGATCCAGTTCCGAAATACAGGGCTCAGATCTCTCGAAGCCTCCACAGGTGACACAGGAAGACGACGAGAGCAGCATGGAGGAATGCGGGGATGTGGTGGACAAGGGTGCACTGCTGCTTTGGGTTTTCTTGACTCGCGGCTGCACTCCTCTCGCACTCGGCATCGGAGCATAGGTCATGGTGGTCTGCTGCGACTTGTCCTGGATGGCCACATCCGGACGCTGCTGGCACTGGTTGCTGATTTCCGGCATCTTTGGATTGCTGCGCACCAGGTAATCGGACAGACGCACCTTCCAGTTCTCCTGGCTGCAGTCCAGGTTCTGCATTATGTCGTAGATCTCCTCGAGCAGCGGCTTCAGCATCGGCCTATTGCAGAAGTTATTGTGGTCGAACATTTGATGGGGCTCATGAATGTCTGGAAAATTGCAGACTATGAAATTTCAGTTCTTGCATCTTTGAAGTGCTACTTACAGTTGGGAAAAATGAAGTTTATCTCACGGGCCACACTGTGACTGTTCTTGGTAACATGGATATTGCGTTCCAGGTCCGATGCCGAGCCACTACAGGTTCAATTTTACCTAAAGAATTAACAATTTAACTTGAAAGCAAACTCACAAATAACAAATCATGATGTTGAGCAGCTCCTGCACCGCATTTTCCTTGGCAACTATGAACGCCTCGGAAACACCTTTCGAAAGCAGAATGACCTCCAGCATGAAACCCTTTTCATCGGCATAATCAGCATAGAACTCGGCGGCAGTTTCTGGCGAAAAGGCAATCCTTCGGTTACCCTGAAGCTGAAAGCCCTCGGCCAGCAACTTCAAGAGCACCGGACGCCGCTTGTGCAGATAGTCCGGCTTGATGAGGAACAGCGAGTTCTCAAACATATAAgctagaaaatatatactgcTCCACGGGGAATTGGGAATTTTCAATAATGTGCTACTTGGTTCGTTTAAGTTTTCTTTATGATTTATAAGATCAATGTTCGTATTTTACACAGTTTTGCTTGATATCTTAAACTACACACACTGCTCAACTGACTTCGGACAGATGGGGATATCGATACAAAGTTTGCGGCTCGTGGATTTCGctaatttttatattgaaattaCGTTTAGGGTTCTGCTTAGTGTAAGTGTTAGTTTAGTTAAGTTTAACTTTTTTCAGCCGGTGTTTGAGTGCGTTATAAAATCAGTTTCATCACAAATTTACCTAACAAATTTAGAGCCAAAAACCGGGGTACAAAACGAAAAGTAAGTAATTATGTTTCATTTACAGTAAATCGTTATAGAATGTAAACAGATATATGTAAAggtatatgcatatataaagcGTGGGATCGGGTCCCTACTCCCTCTAATCCTTCGCGACTTGTTCGCACATCACAACGCATCACTTAGGCTGTTGAAAATAGTACATTAATGAATGTATTGTTGGGGTCCTTCAACCTTTAGCTTACCTGAAATTCTAGCAAAGGCCAGCGAAGACTTCTCGCTATCGAAACACTTGCCAATCTCGGCGCAAATATGCGACTGATCAATATAGGGTCGCTTGGCCAAGTTCTTAATGCTATTGCCATAGATGGAGATCATCTCAGAGCACTGCAAGGCAAGCGAACTTATAGGTATTTGTAACAATTACGAATTCAAGTTACTTACAATCTTGTAGTACTTGGCTGGCAAGTTCTCGCATCCAACCGATGTCATCTGCAGGGCTGTCACTTCGGTTTCGTCATCTTTCTTCTCTTGCAGGAAGGGCACAAGAGCCTGGGTGACTCCATGGCACACACCACACTCCACAACCTCGTCGGTGACGGCCACGCTGAAGCAGAGCTGCAGTTTCTGGCACACCTCCTTGGGCGGCACGTCGCTCAGCAACTTCAGCACAGCCGAGGCATATCCATCAACGAAGGTGTCGCACTGTTTGCGCACCGTGGCTGGCAGGTGATTGCAAACTGACTCAATCGCACGCTTAATGGCGTCCTGTTCGGTCTTATTCTTAAGATCGGAATCCAGCTTGGTCATAATGAACTCGCAAAGGGCGCAGCTTGGCGGATCCCTAATGTTAGACAGCTTGTTGTCCTGATGCGGCAGGGCAATCACGTCGTACTTCAAAGCCTCATCAACTTCGACTGTATTGCAGAAATATAATTCATTAGTATAAACCAGTACATATCGTAGCGCTGGAACCAAATACTCACGATCATCCAGATCAGCCAGGACGCACATTCCCAACTCTGCGCAGATAAGCTTGGGATCCATTTCCTTCAGCAGCAGATCGGCGATCTTATCGCCGTACTTGTCGATTACCTTGTGGCATTTACCGTTCAGTGGCTTCCTCATCCGGTCGCAAGACTGTTCCAGGATTTGCTTGATGCTGTCCCTGGTGGGGTGCTTGCCCATTCGCTTCTCCAAGGTCTTAACCAACTCCTCGCAGATCAGGCAGTTGGGTGCGGAACTGAATTCCGGGTCGAAGGCAAACTGAGGACGCACCTCAATGTCATTGAAGCTGATTTCCTCACTGCTGGACTTGTCCTCACCATCGACATCGTCGCCCAGCGAAATGGCCAAGTCGCTAAGAGCGTCAGTTTTCTTCATGCAGAGCTTCAGTTGCACGCAGATCTCCTGCGGCTTGAAATCTGTGATCAGCATGTCGACCAGCTCATTGGAATAGGTGTTCACGAAGTCAACGCACTCGTCCTTCAGATCTTTGGGCAGATGGCTACAAAGGCCATTTAGGACCTTTTTGATGTTATCCTTCGACTTATTGTCGCGGATCTTCATCTGGGCCTGCTCAACGGCAAAGAGGCATAAAGAGCAAGTAGGGGAGTCCTGTTCATCGCTGGATGGCAGGGGATTGAACACTTCGACGTCGTCCTTCTTGGGCAGATTCTTCGGGCACATCTGCATGAGGGGGCACACGTCACGGGGATTCAGTCCTTGGACGAGCAGAGCAATCACAGCATCACCATACATCTCCACAAAGTTTCGGCATTGACCGGCAACTCCCGAGGGCAGTTTGGTGCAGATATTCTCCACGGTGTGCTTGATCTCGTCATCCGTGGACGGGGTGGCCAGAGTCTCCTGAATGAAGTGCAGCATGTACTCACAGAGGGTGCACAGCTCTCCGCCCTCGACCAGTGCTCCGGGATTAGCTGCACCCATTAGGTGATCAATGGGCAGCTGCATGTCCAGGATCTCTTGCTGGCTGAACTTTGGCTCACTGGCGCCCAGTTGCTTCTTCTCGTGCTTCTCCAGCTTCTCAATGGTGATCTGCACCTGAGCCGGCTCAATAACAGGCAGCAGCGGCATAATGGGGATATCCTTCATCGAGGAGGCGGAGTTCTTCTGGCAAATGCCGATCATGCAGCAGGCTCCATTGGCATCTAGCTTGTTAACTAGGGTCTCGTAGATCACATGGTAGTATTGGTCGACAATGCTAAGGCACTCGTCTTTGAATCCCTTTGACTGCTTGCAGAATCCATCCATAACTTGCTTGAACTCCGTTTCCGTGGTGTTGGCCACCAAGACGTCGCGCAGGTGCTTCACCAGTTGCTCGCACAGTTCGCAGGGAATATCATCGCCGGCATCCAAAGCAACCAGGGCTTCCTGCGGTTGCTTATCCTCCTCGTGCTGGTGATATCTGGAGGCACACACTCCGGATACGTGGCACACGGCATCCGTGGTCAAATGCTTGCTGACATGGTCGTAGATATCATTGAAATAGGTGAGCACGATGTTGGCACAGGCATCTGAAAAACTGGATAGCGATCCGCACATATGAAGCATCGTTTCCACCATGTCATCGCGATCGGTGGCCGCGAATTTCGAGTGCATCAGGCGTGAAAGCAGGTTGCA from Drosophila santomea strain STO CAGO 1482 chromosome 3R, Prin_Dsan_1.1, whole genome shotgun sequence includes:
- the LOC120451180 gene encoding uncharacterized protein LOC120451180, with product MFENSLFLIKPDYLHKRRPVLLKLLAEGFQLQGNRRIAFSPETAAEFYADYADEKGFMLEVILLSKGVSEAFIVAKENAVQELLNIMICYFGSASDLERNIHVTKNSHSVAREINFIFPNYIHEPHQMFDHNNFCNRPMLKPLLEEIYDIMQNLDCSQENWKVRLSDYLVRSNPKMPEISNQCQQRPDVAIQDKSQQTTMTYAPMPSARGVQPRVKKTQSSSAPLSTTSPHSSMLLSSSSCVTCGGFERSEPCISELDLNKRVEPHDEEAVCVDEEILWKEVIVYEEIQPEAEEQDSKEDLHDLEEEHEGEDGSSDVESDRSVHEAPPPPAEDEESEAGDTAAAEPGEAAPAPEAAPAPEAAPPAPEAAPAPEAPPVAEEAAQAAEPPAEEAPPEE
- the LOC120451179 gene encoding prosaposin; amino-acid sequence: MERAGLLAVLALCCAFGAFAAATPLLGSSKCTWGPSYWCGNFSNSKECRATRHCIQTVWETQQVPVDTDSICKICKDMVTQARDQLKSNETEEELKEVFEGSCKLIPIKPIQKECIKVADDFLPELVEALASQMNPDQVCSVAGLCNSARIDEMFRNGIQAGLDGTVQDEDDSTEETELVMQPNQLSCGNCNLLSRLMHSKFAATDRDDMVETMLHMCGSLSSFSDACANIVLTYFNDIYDHVSKHLTTDAVCHVSGVCASRYHQHEEDKQPQEALVALDAGDDIPCELCEQLVKHLRDVLVANTTETEFKQVMDGFCKQSKGFKDECLSIVDQYYHVIYETLVNKLDANGACCMIGICQKNSASSMKDIPIMPLLPVIEPAQVQITIEKLEKHEKKQLGASEPKFSQQEILDMQLPIDHLMGAANPGALVEGGELCTLCEYMLHFIQETLATPSTDDEIKHTVENICTKLPSGVAGQCRNFVEMYGDAVIALLVQGLNPRDVCPLMQMCPKNLPKKDDVEVFNPLPSSDEQDSPTCSLCLFAVEQAQMKIRDNKSKDNIKKVLNGLCSHLPKDLKDECVDFVNTYSNELVDMLITDFKPQEICVQLKLCMKKTDALSDLAISLGDDVDGEDKSSSEEISFNDIEVRPQFAFDPEFSSAPNCLICEELVKTLEKRMGKHPTRDSIKQILEQSCDRMRKPLNGKCHKVIDKYGDKIADLLLKEMDPKLICAELGMCVLADLDDLEVDEALKYDVIALPHQDNKLSNIRDPPSCALCEFIMTKLDSDLKNKTEQDAIKRAIESVCNHLPATVRKQCDTFVDGYASAVLKLLSDVPPKEVCQKLQLCFSVAVTDEVVECGVCHGVTQALVPFLQEKKDDETEVTALQMTSVGCENLPAKYYKICSEMISIYGNSIKNLAKRPYIDQSHICAEIGKCFDSEKSSLAFARISA